Part of the Longimicrobiales bacterium genome is shown below.
CGATGGCACTCGAGGACCGTTCACCGTCGGGGATGCTGCAGGTGGTCACGTACCACGTTTCACCTGCGCAACGTGCCGCCTTCGAGGACGTGCTGAACGTGGTGCGCCGGTCGGCCGGGCTCGCGCCGTATGCCGTCTACGAGTGTGTGGTCGGCACGAGCGACGTCGCGTACATGGTGGTCGTCGAACGCAGCGGGTTCGGCTCGTTCGATGATGAGGAGCGCGATCCGTCGCGGGCGATTGGTGGTGCTCTGGCAGGATCGGCGGTGCTGGTGGTGCAGGCTGAAAGCGAGCTGTGGCGGCTCCGTCGCGATCTCACGCTGCTGCCGGAGCGGGCAGGGCGCTGACGACGGATCGTCATGCCCTGCCGCGGCAGAGTCCGAACTGTTCGCAGGTCGCCTAGTGGATCCGGATGTCGTCGTAGTAGCGCTGCTCGTGCGAGCCCGGCCCGTTGTCGCGTCCCTCGAAGAAGAACCGGACGGTCTGACCTGCCCAGGGGGCGATCGAAACACTGACCTCCTCCCAGGAAAGGTCGGGTGCGCTGCCGCTCGTGCTGGTCCAGTCGATCAGCGTGTGTGCTGCACCGCCGGCATCGACCAGTCGGATGCGGTAGTCGCTGCCCGAGCCGTTGCGGTTGTGTGGCGACGTCAGGAACGACAGCATCGATGCGGATGCGGGAATCTCGATGTCGCGCTCGATCCAGGCGTTGGGCCGTCCGCCGCCGCCGGTGCCGTCCAGCTTGACGCACCCCTCCTCGCGATCGTCGCCGCACCATTCCTGCCACTCGGAGGTGCCCCAGCCCTCGTCCTCGTCGTAGCTCTCCTCGATCGTGCCCGGCTCCCACCCCTCCAGCTCGCTGTCGAAGGTGAAGAGGATCTCCTCGTCGTTGGGCGCAACCCACACTTCGACCGGCTCCGACGCGACGATGTCCGCGCCGAACGCGCCGAGCACGAGGTCGGATGCACTGCCCGAGTTCTCGCTGATGAAGTCGGCGAACCACTCCATCAGCACGGGGATGTTCGCGGGGCCGATGGACGGCTCCACCGTGACGGTCGTGCTCCCGGAGTCGAGCGCCGTCGCCGTCCAGTTGACCTGTGTCTCGAGTGGTGCCACGACGCCCTGGTCCGCAGCCTTCAGCACGACGAGCTCGCGCGTGACGATCGTCGCCTCGAACGACGCATCCGGCAGCGACCACAGGTCGAGCAGGTTGGAATCGTACTCGAACGAGTCATCGTTGTCCGCGATCCACTTCAGCAGGTCGCTGCTCTTGCCGATCAGGAAGTGGGCCGCCTTCTCGAAGTAGTCACCCTTTGCAAACAGGCCCGCGACGTTCTGGAACACGGAGAAGTAGTCGCCCAGCGAAACCGGATCGGGCTCGTTCGACGCGAATACCTTCACTGTCGCGTCCGTCACGGCCTCGGGCGAGATGGTGTCGCGTGCGAGCTCGACCGTGAGCGAGTCGAGTCGCGACGGCAGCGCGGACAGCACGTACGTCTTCACGACCAGCGCCTGCAGCGAGCTGAGCACGCCGATCGCATCCAGCACCTTGCCGATCGGTGCGACCTTGTCGGCATCGATGCCGAGCACGGAGGCGAGGCTGAGCACGGATGAGAGATCGGAGCCGAGCTCGTTCTGGAATTCGACGTTCTGCTCGAGGTAAACGGCGAGCTGCATGAGCTCGGAGAGCATCTCGTCGCTGAGCACGTCGATCGCGTCGCCGGCGACTGCCTTCGACGTCAAGCGTGCGAACGCGCCATCCGTTTCCTCCGCGCTCAGGCCGTTGACCACGCGCAGCAGCGTCGTGCTGAAGCGCAGGATACGGTCGGCGTTGCCGCTGGAGGCGAGCAGAGCGTCCAGCAGCCGGAGCTGCTCGGGCTGTGACTGCAATTCTGCGAGTGCCGACTGCAGTGCGACGTCGGGGCTCGCCGCCAGGGAGTCCAGGCCGCCGCCGATCGCCTGCAGGAAGCGGCGCGGCTCGCCGGTGCCGGCCGGCATCGCGTTCGCCGCGGCGGCAAGCGTCGGCCCGATGATGCCGACCGCATGCACGACGAGTGCGGTGGTGCCGTCGGCGGGCTCGAGCGGCCGCACGGTGAGCGCGGCTGCTGCAAGAGCCTGCGTACCCGACGCCGACATGAGCGCTACGTCCTGCGCACCCGTCGGCGGCGCCGGCCACATCGTCGCCTCGTCCAGGAATGCCGGCACGACGAACGCCGCCTCTCCCTGTTCCAGGATGAGCGGGGCGCGCTCACCCGCTACCTCGATCCAGTGCGTCTCGGGGGATGCGGAGGCGGGCACACCCGTCAGTGCGATGACGGTGCCGGGAGGCGCGCTCGACACCGACAGTGTCAGGCCGGGCGTCGGATCGGGATGCTGCGGATTCGGCGTCGGACCCGCAGGATCACCGCCGTCCGAGCAGGCAGCGGCGGTGAGGATCAGGAGAAGCGTTCGCGTCAGGCGGTGTTCGGCTCGCATGGGGACCTCGCTGGTGATGAGGTGGTCAGCCCACAATGCGTGCGAGCCGGTCGGACGGGATCATGCAGCCGCGCGGGACTGCTGGTGCTGGAGGGCGGACTTGCTGCAGGTGGCCGCGTGCGATCAGGGTGATCGGGCTTCGCGGCGTTGCCAGCGCCGGAGCCGGCACGGCGGGTCTGTTGCTGGCCGGTCCGGTGGCTCGTCATCCGTTGGGCGCAGGACCAGGGCAGGGCGGCACCCGCCGCATGCACAACGGAGCGGTACAATGAAGATTCGACAGGCCGTCGAGCCGGACCTCGACGCGATGTGGGCCATCTTCCAGAGCGTGATCGCTACCCGCGACACGCTTCCATTCGCGGACTCGCTGGACCGGGCGACGTTCCGCACGCACTGGTTCGGCTCGCAGCCGTCCTGGGTCGCTGAAGACGACCATGGCCTCCTGGGCATGTACCGCGCCGGGGCCAACTACCCGGACCTCGGCTCGCACGTCGCGAGCGCGACATACCTGGTACACCCGGCCGCGCAGGGGCGCGGAATCGGGCGGTCCCTCGTCGAGCACAGCCTCGCGCAGGCGCGCAGCGCGGGCTTCCTCGCCATGCAGTTCAACTATGTCGTGAGCACGAACAGCGTGGCGGTGAGGCTGTACGAGAAACTCGGGTTCCGGATTGCCGGGACCCTGCCACGCGCATTTCGACACGGCCGCCTGGGGCTGGTCGATGTCTACGTGATGCACCGGTTCCTGTAATCGACTGCGGACACGGCGACGCATCCCGAGGCCGGGTTTGCCGGTGTGCTGCTCAGCGGGGCGCGCGCGACGCCGCGCCTCCTCCCGCCGGCCGGCTCCACTCTCCTGTCGCATTCGCGACCGCTCCGTCGTACCATGTACCCTCCGAGCCACCTTCCCTTGCGACCCGCGCGACCATGACAAGCCACGCTCGCTGCAGCGCCACCGTCCTGGGCCTGTTCCTGCTTCCAGCGACCCTGCTCGCGCCCGCGTCGGAGCTTGCCGCGCAGGATCCCGACGCGCTGCACGCGCGCGTCGACAGCCTCTTCGTCGCATACAACCGGACCGATTCGCCCGGCTGCGCGCTCGGCGTGTACCGCGACGGCGCAATCGCGTACGCGCGGGGCTACGGCATGGCGGACCTGGAGCAGGGCGTCGCCATCGGTGCGCACACGGTGTTCGACATCGG
Proteins encoded:
- a CDS encoding GNAT family N-acetyltransferase translates to MKIRQAVEPDLDAMWAIFQSVIATRDTLPFADSLDRATFRTHWFGSQPSWVAEDDHGLLGMYRAGANYPDLGSHVASATYLVHPAAQGRGIGRSLVEHSLAQARSAGFLAMQFNYVVSTNSVAVRLYEKLGFRIAGTLPRAFRHGRLGLVDVYVMHRFL